A stretch of Pseudoliparis swirei isolate HS2019 ecotype Mariana Trench chromosome 14, NWPU_hadal_v1, whole genome shotgun sequence DNA encodes these proteins:
- the LOC130204714 gene encoding prostaglandin F2 receptor negative regulator-like: MCGAAWSPCLLLWVVVVGVSRTRGQVTAPASLRAEVGRPLLLGCNVTTETGETVRQVRWLNGRGEVLLAYQPSAPLRVSHQHPDVQLTASHRDASSITIKRVRPDDEGCYRCIFDVYPRGPLEGSTCISLTD, from the exons ATGTGTGGAGCGGCCTGGTCCCCGTGTCTGCTGCTCTGGGTCGTAGTGGTGGGAGTTTCCAGGACGCGAG GTCAGGTCACGGCTCCCGCCAGTCTGAGGGCAGAGGTCGGCCGGCCCCTGCTGCTCGGCTGCAACGTCACCACGGAAACCGGCGAAACCGTCCGGCAAGTGCGCTGGCTCAACGGGCGCGGGGAGGTCCTCCTGGCGTACCAGCCGAGCGCGCCGCTGCGCGTCAGCCATCAGCATCCCGACGTGCAGCTCACCGCCTCCCACCGCGACGCCAGCTCCATCACCATCAAGAGGGTGCGGCCCGATGACGAGGGCTGCTACCGATGCATCTTTGATGTTTACCCCCGCGGCCCGCTGGAGGGCTCCACGTGCATCAGCCTCACTG ACTGA
- the LOC130204580 gene encoding OX-2 membrane glycoprotein-like: protein MSQRAVLRFLCVVGVFLKGQTALIQSQPTVLAALGDSAFLNCRLTQSKDVVQVTWQKISPEGEKDLATSNKYFGQKVNPEFRERVEFEDVGLHSSSIVIRNLTHRDEGCYLCLFNTNPDGALTGRTCLQLYELHAASLHVRESNSAEEVVVSCSATGRPAPTVTLIVPHYNTTNTTKSTNTNGTVTVTATAAVPRLRVGDWRVGCAVRVLSGRETVMYAVVPEVELSPSVGVDVESGSDISWTIGVLVLCFVVVAAAAAAAAVVFYRRKQHNRQNPQSNTPGFLNSTPVLPGDSEKNEKDSSVPGTPLMNPENQPRFRRSPPAKNESSSPPKSSVKRQQLSF, encoded by the exons ATGTCGCAGCGAGCAGTCTTACGTTTCCTTTGTGTGGTGGGAGTCTTTCTCAAag GTCAAACCGCTCTCATCCAATCACAGCCGACCGTGCTGGCAGCTCTCGGAGACAGCGCCTTCTTGAACTGTCGGCTGACGCAGTCTAAAGATGTCGTGCAGGTCACGTGGCAGAAAATCTCACCGGAGGGCGAGAAGGATCTCGCCACTTCCAACAAATACTTTGGTCAGAAAGTGAACCCTGAATTTCGAGAAAGAGTGGAGTTTGAAGATGTCGGACTGCACAGCAGCTCCATAGTCATCCGGAACCTGACGCACCGAGATGAAGGATGCTATCTCTGTTTGTTTAACACCAACCCTGATGGTGCTCTGACTGGGAGAACATGCCTGCAGCTCTACG AGCTGCATGCAGCCTCTCTGCACGTCAGAGAATCAAACTCAGCCGAAGAGGTGGTTGTGTCCTGCTCGGCCACAGGTCGGCCTGCTCCCACGGTAACGCTGATCGTCCCCCACtacaacaccaccaacaccaccaagtCCACCAACACCAACGGCACGGTCACCGTCACCGCCACGGCCGCGGTGCCTCGTCTCCGCGTGGGCGACTGGCGGGTCGGATGTGCAGTGCGAGTGCTCTCCGGTCGTGAAACGGTCATGTACGCGGTGGTTCCTGAGGTCGAGCTGTCGCCTTCTGTTG GTGTTGATGTGGAATCTGGATCTGATATCAGCTGGACCATTGGGGTGCTGGTGctctgctttgttgttgttgctgctgctgctgctgctgctgctgttgtcttTTATAGACGTAAACAACACAACAG ACAAAATCCACAAAGCAATACACCGGGCTTCCTCAACTCCACCCCTGTGTTACCGGGGGACTCCGAGAAAAACGAGAAAGACAGTAGTGT GCCCGGAACACCTTTAATGAATCCAGAAAACCAACCACGGTTTCGGAGGTCTCCTCCTGCAAAGAATGAAAGCAGCTCGCCCCCAAAATCATCTGTGAAAAGACAACAACTTAGTTTTTAG
- the LOC130204559 gene encoding OX-2 membrane glycoprotein-like translates to MRLILILTALQFKASRSQISGYGSKTAVYGGDAHYSCSVANPTGVIQVTWQRIFKEEVVENLATYSQRFGQHVNDPHKEKVTFTEASLGSTSIALRNVTWGDESCYVCSFNVFPEGSKRKQTCLTVQGISEVKTEVEREDEKVVFRCSATGKPAPTIGWAFSPGATPSDPPQSLIVTNSDHTFTSSGNVTLHAPAGWAGHADCLLNGGEAGPRRERIHFSLPDGKEEEEGKGLSSARIALVIVTVLLISSIIVAAMTRHRLKGIRRNEHV, encoded by the exons ATGAGGCTGATCCTGATACTCACTGCTTTGCAGTTTAAAG CCTCCAGGTCGCAGATCAGTGGTTATGGAAGTAAAACAGCTGTCTATGGCGGAGATGCACACTACTCTTGCTCAGTAGCAAACCCCACAG GTGTGATCCAGGTCACATGGCAGAGGATTTTCAAGGAAGAGGTTGTTGAGAATTTGGCAACCTACAGCCAGCGGTTCGGCCAGCACGTAAATGACCCTCACAAAGAGAAGGTGACCTTCACAGAGGCGTCTCTCGGCTCCACGTCCATCGCTCTGAGGAACGTGACATGGGGGGACGAGAGCTGTTACGTCTGTTCTTTCAACGTGTTCCCTGAAGGGTCCAAACGAAAGCAGACTTGCCTCACGGTGCAAG GGATTTCCGAAGTCAAAACAGAAGTTGAACGGGAGGACGAGAAGGTTGTGTTCAGGTGCTCTGCGACAGGTAAACCCGCTCCAACCATTGGCTGGGCCTTCTCACCGGGCGCCACGCCCTCAGACCCACCGCAGAGTTTGATAGTAACGAACAGTGACCACACGTTCACCAGCAGTGGCAACGTCACTCTGCACGCGCCTGCAGGGTGGGCGGGGCACGCAGACTGTCTGCTGAACGGCGGAGAGGCGGGACCACGGCGGGAGAGGATCCACTTTTCTCTACCTGatgggaaggaggaagaggagg GGAAAGGCCTGTCTTCAGCAAGGATCGCACTTGTCATCGTCACCGTGTTGCTCATCTCATCGATCATCGTTGCTGCTATGACACGACACAG GTTAAAGGGTATCAGACGAAATGAACATGTTTGA
- the LOC130204619 gene encoding atherin-like yields the protein MSNTGPSGSLDQDRFLRAMLQLRNTPDPDCNLSPAQIIFGRPLRGSLSFVNRLEKFSNPHIRLLWRDAWAAKEDALRTRMSRTTESLGTHSRPLRPLALGERVFLQNQQGPSPHKWDRSGIVVESLSHDQYRVRVDGSGRLTLRNRRFLRAYTPATPHAHQQSAAPPPPPTAQEHRPPPIHPGWAAPQGVAQPPADGPRDWAVGASPPAPVDEATADLTVPAGAVLGAPLPVPQSPPTLPQPTRPGRARRPPSRYEPESGSWIRDLDR from the coding sequence ATGTCCAACACCGGCCCGTCGGGCAGCCTTGATCAGGACCGCTTCCTGCGTGCTATGCTGCAGCTGCGCAACACGCCTGACCCCGACTGCAACCTCTCGCCAGCGCAGATCATCTTCGGCCGCCCCCTTCGTGGCTCGCTCTCCTTCGTGAACCGCCTCGAGAAGTTCTCGAACCCGCATATCCGCCTGCTATGGCGCGATGCATGGGCGGCTAAGGAGGACGCCCTTCGGACCCGTATGTCCCGCACCACCGAGTCTCTGGGGACTCACTCAAGACCGCTCCGGCCATTGGCACTCGGCGAAAGAGTATTCCTCCAGAACCAGCAAGGCCCGAGCCCCCACAAATGGGACAGGTCAGGGATTGTGGTGGAGTCACTGAGCCACGACCAGTATCGGGTCAGGGTTGACGGTTCGGGACGTTTGACACTGCGCAACCGCCGTTTCCTCCGTGCCTACACGCCGGCCACACCCCACGCCCATCAGCAGTcggccgcgccgccgccgccgcccactgCCCAGGAACATCGgcccccacccatccacccgGGCTGGGCTGCGCCCCAGGGGGTTGCTCAGCCGCCGGCCGACGGGCCCCGCGACTGGGCTGTGGGCGCTTCCCCACCGGCGCCTGTTGATGAGGCGACCGCTGACCTCACCGTTCCTGCGGGTGCCGTCCTGGGCGCACCGCTCCCGGTGCCGCAGTCGCCACCGACGCTGCCCCAGCCTACTCGGCCGGGCCGGGCGAGGAGGCCGCCTTCACGTTACGAGCCCGAGTCCGGCAGCTGGATACGGGATTTAGACCGTTAA